A stretch of Castanea sativa cultivar Marrone di Chiusa Pesio chromosome 2, ASM4071231v1 DNA encodes these proteins:
- the LOC142624236 gene encoding uncharacterized protein LOC142624236, whose protein sequence is MGAPQNFSSLSCELRIIQAKNVEFKSTGSFFVRYYLSAGSNKRIRLNTREISSKSDLSWHESFSLDCFGGQDSMDNLKQENVVFELRWRNKAPVLGKIGGSKLLGRAEIPWNQVFESPNMEIEKWVTMVSTGGHVLEGDKPPKLQVGMRIQVSAMVEMERRTHG, encoded by the coding sequence ATGGGCGCTCCTcaaaatttttcttctcttagcTGTGAATTGAGAATCATCCAAGCAAAAAACGTGGAATTCAAGTCCACAGGTTCCTTCTTTGTTAGATACTATCTTTCTGCTGGAAGCAACAAAAGAATTCGCCTGAACACCCGAGAAATCTCCTCCAAGTCCGACCTCTCTTGGCACGAGTCCTTCTCTTTGGATTGTTTTGGTGGCCAAGACTCGATGGACAACCTAAAGCAAGAAAATGTGGTATTCGAGCTCCGGTGGAGGAACAAAGCGCCGGTTCTTGGAAAGATTGGAGGGTCAAAGCTGTTGGGGAGGGCAGAGATTCCATGGAATCAAGTGTTTGAATCACCAAACATGGAAATAGAGAAGTGGGTCACGATGGTTTCAACAGGAGGACATGTGCTTGAAGGTGACAAGCCACCTAAGCTGCAAGTGGGAATGAGAATTCAAGTTTCTGCAATGGTGGAGATGGAGAGGAGGACACATGGGTAG
- the LOC142625487 gene encoding uncharacterized protein LOC142625487, with translation MGAPQLFSSLSCELRIIQAKNVEFKSKGSFFVRYYLSAGNNISVRLNTREISSKSDLSWNESFSLDCFGNQDSMDNLKQENVVFELRWRNKVPVLGKIGGSQLLGRSEIPWKQVFESPNKEIENWVTMASTRRHVLEGAKPPKLQVGMRIQVSEMVEMERRTHGKVNKREYECGCKDGHDYSTCGDYETFALTAALEAF, from the coding sequence ATGGGTGCTCCTcaacttttttcttctcttagcTGTGAATTGAGAATCATCCAAGCAAAAAACGTGGAATTCAAGTCCAAAGGTTCCTTTTTTGTCAGATACTATCTTTCTGCAGGAAACAACATAAGTGTTCGCCTCAACACCCGAGAAATCTCCTCCAAGTCCGACCTCTCTTGGAACGAGTCCTTCTCTTTGGATTGTTTTGGTAACCAAGACTCCATGGACAACCTAAAGCAAGAAAACGTGGTGTTTGAGCTCCGGTGGAGGAACAAAGTGCCGGTTCTTGGAAAGATTGGAGGGTCACAGCTGTTGGGGAGGTCAGAGATTCCATGGAAACAAGTGTTTGAGTCACCAAACAAGGAAATAGAGAATTGGGTCACGATGGCTTCAACAAGAAGACATGTACTTGAAGGTGCCAAGCCACCTAAGCTGCAAGTGGGAATGAGAATTCAAGTTTCTGAAATGGTGGAGATGGAGAGGAGGACACATGGGAAGGTTAACAAGAGGGAATATGAGTGTGGATGCAAAGATGGTCATGATTACAGTACCTGTGGAGACTATGAAACTTTTGCACTAACAGCAGCTCTGGAGGCCTTTTAG